A stretch of Campylobacter volucris DNA encodes these proteins:
- a CDS encoding tetratricopeptide repeat protein: protein MPYGFYHLGNTLYETNKYEEALISYEKALKFQKEYPDVFYNRAYLKSDLEKYDEALKDSELAIKYYKKQNNTKNYARALFQKAWIKSKLERFQEAIK, encoded by the coding sequence ATTCCTTATGGTTTTTATCATTTGGGCAATACTTTATATGAGACAAATAAATACGAAGAAGCTTTGATAAGTTATGAAAAAGCTTTAAAATTTCAAAAAGAATATCCTGATGTTTTTTACAATAGGGCTTATTTAAAATCTGATCTTGAAAAATATGATGAGGCTTTAAAAGATAGTGAGCTAGCTATAAAATACTACAAAAAACAAAATAATACTAAAAATTATGCTAGAGCTCTTTTTCAAAAAGCTTGGATTAAAAGTAAGCTTGAGAGATTTCAAGAAGCTATAAAATGA
- a CDS encoding tetratricopeptide repeat protein, with the protein MLFKRAYCAKELESYEELITYCDVAHKVCKNNFKLYLWQGIAKYNLSLEEEAIKYLNKALNLNKDENWTYYYKAECLRNLGNFDDALKCYEDCLKIFSENIKALIGKIQCLEQLKEYKQALECTKELLSFDRENEFALKYQSILMQKLKQ; encoded by the coding sequence GTGTTATTTAAAAGAGCATATTGTGCAAAAGAGCTTGAATCTTATGAAGAATTAATAACTTATTGTGATGTGGCACATAAAGTATGTAAAAATAATTTTAAACTTTATCTTTGGCAAGGAATTGCTAAATATAATTTAAGCTTAGAAGAAGAGGCTATAAAATATCTTAATAAAGCTTTAAATTTAAATAAAGATGAAAATTGGACATATTATTATAAAGCAGAATGTTTAAGAAATTTGGGTAATTTTGACGATGCATTAAAATGCTACGAAGATTGTCTAAAAATATTTAGTGAAAATATCAAAGCTTTAATAGGAAAAATTCAATGCTTAGAGCAGCTAAAAGAATATAAACAAGCATTAGAATGTACCAAAGAGCTATTAAGTTTTGATAGAGAAAATGAATTTGCATTAAAATATCAAAGTATTTTAATGCAAAAACTAAAACAATAA
- a CDS encoding DUF1090 domain-containing lipoprotein: MKQILFLLTLCTLAFSTQCERKIEQIQKEITYAKKYNHHSKASKLELVLKEIQADCAKDPYFYDKKLEAKKLKEQEIEKIEQELKELKKQKDYMSKAEYKSKKEALKERKDVIKEEIEEYINKL, translated from the coding sequence ATGAAACAAATTTTATTTTTACTTACTCTTTGCACTCTTGCATTTTCTACACAATGTGAAAGAAAAATAGAGCAAATTCAAAAAGAAATAACTTATGCAAAAAAATACAATCACCACAGCAAAGCTTCTAAATTAGAATTAGTGCTTAAAGAAATACAAGCAGATTGTGCCAAAGATCCTTATTTTTACGATAAAAAACTAGAAGCTAAAAAACTAAAAGAGCAAGAAATAGAAAAAATCGAACAAGAATTAAAAGAATTAAAAAAACAAAAAGATTACATGAGCAAAGCAGAATATAAAAGCAAAAAAGAAGCTTTAAAAGAAAGAAAAGATGTAATCAAAGAAGAGATTGAAGAATATATCAACAAACTCTAA
- a CDS encoding DUF4153 domain-containing protein, producing the protein MFKNFINSTYIALLNHPLGAIFYLYFWFLAGFSFNIIDFLLLTLFIIACETFTKTSLNLKQAYKNLNNLWIILLTTIFYIFIYFIFKENHSLSNNITLFNFYISLIIALMAFICARKFQDFNTFEHFLAALFFSIGFWVIFGIFIGIFFISFSFLFNLSYDIPYVLNFWIFSAGCFSLFLLGDFKSYNFKKIFIFMLNVFSVLYIILLLCYAFGVFLNFVEKLSIVHLCLWFGNVLLCALWINLSFYKIKKIILNAFFITLLCLTTFVFYAVIVRIIEYGFTPTRLAVLGANLWLLIASYLSTFHQNKALRLSFYILMIISLFLGIFATKISIYSQQYQLQKLENIISQNKSHLNYETSMEYYYQIKDIHNTLNELDLDHNSSYDNLEDFLTKHDLNQTKKLISEPDFFMQKNFTIDHIKLNEAYDEVLFNFSNKNKNDKYSMDFKDNTLYFYEQDKTILQISNFNQTLKAYNINLPLTYKLDNDLIITFLPLEFTIDKEGKLIYFKAHIFIKNTK; encoded by the coding sequence ATGTTTAAAAATTTTATAAATTCTACTTATATAGCTTTATTAAATCATCCACTTGGTGCTATATTTTATTTATATTTTTGGTTTTTAGCAGGTTTTAGTTTTAATATAATTGATTTTTTGTTATTAACGCTTTTTATTATTGCTTGTGAGACATTTACAAAAACAAGTTTAAATTTAAAACAAGCATATAAAAATTTAAATAATTTATGGATAATACTTTTAACTACAATTTTTTATATCTTTATTTATTTCATCTTTAAAGAAAACCATTCTTTATCAAACAACATTACCTTGTTTAATTTTTACATCTCTTTAATTATAGCTCTTATGGCTTTTATATGCGCAAGAAAATTTCAAGATTTTAACACTTTTGAACATTTTTTAGCTGCACTTTTTTTTAGCATAGGATTTTGGGTAATTTTTGGGATATTCATAGGTATATTTTTTATATCTTTTTCTTTTTTATTCAATTTATCTTATGATATTCCTTATGTTTTAAATTTTTGGATTTTTAGTGCTGGGTGTTTTTCTCTTTTTCTACTTGGAGATTTTAAATCATATAATTTTAAAAAAATTTTTATATTTATGCTCAATGTTTTTAGTGTTTTGTATATTATTTTACTTTTATGTTATGCCTTTGGAGTATTTTTAAATTTTGTAGAAAAACTTAGTATTGTTCATTTATGTCTTTGGTTTGGTAATGTTTTATTGTGCGCACTTTGGATTAATTTATCTTTTTATAAAATTAAAAAAATCATCCTTAATGCTTTTTTTATAACATTATTGTGTTTAACTACTTTTGTATTTTATGCTGTGATTGTTAGAATTATTGAGTATGGTTTTACTCCTACGCGTTTAGCTGTTTTGGGTGCTAATTTGTGGCTTTTAATCGCAAGCTATTTAAGTACTTTTCATCAAAATAAAGCACTTAGATTATCTTTTTATATACTAATGATAATATCTTTATTTTTAGGAATTTTTGCTACAAAAATCAGCATATATTCTCAACAATACCAACTACAAAAATTAGAAAATATCATATCTCAAAATAAATCACATCTTAATTATGAAACTAGCATGGAATACTACTATCAAATTAAAGACATCCATAACACATTAAATGAGCTAGATTTAGATCATAATAGCTCTTATGACAATCTTGAAGATTTCTTAACAAAACACGATCTCAATCAAACAAAAAAATTAATTTCAGAACCTGATTTTTTTATGCAAAAAAATTTTACTATAGATCATATCAAACTAAATGAAGCTTATGATGAAGTATTGTTTAATTTTTCCAATAAAAATAAAAATGACAAATATAGCATGGACTTTAAAGATAATACTTTATATTTTTATGAGCAAGATAAAACAATTTTACAAATTTCAAATTTTAATCAAACTTTAAAAGCTTATAATATAAACTTGCCATTAACATATAAACTTGATAATGACTTAATTATAACTTTTCTTCCTTTGGAATTTACCATAGATAAAGAAGGAAAGCTTATATATTTTAAAGCTCACATTTTTATTAAAAATACTAAATAA
- a CDS encoding HIT family protein: protein MIYENDFLYIEKENSQIPWIKIFTKESYKELSDCPIFIQKMLFDFILISEKSLKEYYNPEKINIASFANYVPRVHFHVMARFKEDAFFPECMWGKQQRKMKDLNLPSFEGFTLLLLKNIRSIIDV from the coding sequence ATGATTTATGAAAATGATTTTTTATATATAGAAAAGGAAAATTCTCAAATTCCTTGGATTAAAATTTTTACTAAAGAATCTTACAAAGAATTAAGTGATTGTCCAATTTTTATACAAAAAATGCTTTTTGATTTTATATTGATTAGCGAAAAGAGTCTAAAAGAGTATTACAATCCTGAAAAAATCAACATTGCTTCTTTTGCAAACTATGTGCCAAGAGTACATTTTCATGTCATGGCAAGATTTAAAGAAGATGCTTTTTTTCCTGAATGCATGTGGGGGAAACAACAAAGAAAAATGAAAGATTTAAATTTACCTTCTTTTGAAGGTTTTACTTTACTTTTACTTAAAAACATAAGGTCTATTATTGATGTTTAA
- the fumC gene encoding class II fumarate hydratase, with protein sequence MEYRIEHDTMGEIKVPDEKYWGAQTQRSFENFKIGIEKMPKVLIYAFANLKKSLAIVNNKLGKLDDAKKNAIVQACDEIVAGKFDDNFPLAIWQTGSGTQSNMNMNEVIANRATEIMGGDFRKEKLVHPNDHVNMSQSSNDTFPTAMSIVSVEQVEKKLIPALDELIATFEKKVKDFEGIIKIGRTHLQDATPLTLAQEFSGYLSMLTHSKEQIIASLPTLRELAIGGTAVGTGLNAHPELSEKVSEELSRLIGTKFVSSPNKFHALTSHDAINFTHGAMKGLAANLMKIANDIRWLASGPRCGLGEINIPENEPGSSIMPGKVNPTQCEAITMVAVQVMGNDATIGFAASQGNFELNVFKPVIIYNFLQSLDLLADAMHSFNIHCAVGIEPNKEKIDFNLHNSLMLVTALNPHIGYENAAKVAKNAHKKGISLKESAMELGLVSQEDFAKFVDPTKMIGPKK encoded by the coding sequence ATGGAATATAGAATCGAACATGATACTATGGGAGAAATTAAAGTTCCTGATGAAAAATATTGGGGTGCTCAAACTCAAAGAAGTTTTGAAAATTTTAAGATTGGTATAGAAAAAATGCCAAAAGTTTTAATCTATGCTTTTGCAAATTTGAAAAAATCTTTAGCTATTGTAAATAATAAACTTGGAAAATTAGATGATGCTAAAAAAAATGCCATAGTGCAAGCTTGCGATGAAATAGTAGCAGGCAAATTTGATGATAATTTTCCTCTAGCTATATGGCAAACAGGCTCAGGCACACAAAGCAATATGAACATGAACGAAGTGATTGCAAATCGTGCTACTGAAATTATGGGTGGAGACTTTAGAAAAGAAAAACTCGTTCATCCAAATGATCATGTAAATATGTCTCAAAGCTCAAACGATACTTTTCCAACTGCCATGAGTATAGTTTCAGTAGAACAAGTAGAAAAAAAATTAATACCAGCCTTAGATGAACTTATAGCTACTTTTGAAAAAAAAGTAAAAGATTTTGAAGGTATTATAAAAATAGGACGCACACATCTTCAAGATGCTACTCCGCTAACTTTAGCACAAGAATTTAGCGGATATTTATCTATGCTTACTCATTCAAAAGAGCAAATCATTGCTTCTTTACCAACATTAAGAGAATTAGCAATTGGTGGAACAGCAGTTGGCACAGGATTGAACGCTCATCCAGAACTTAGTGAAAAAGTAAGCGAAGAACTAAGCAGACTAATAGGCACTAAATTTGTGTCAAGTCCAAATAAATTTCATGCTCTAACAAGCCATGATGCGATTAATTTTACTCATGGTGCTATGAAAGGTTTGGCTGCAAATTTAATGAAAATAGCAAATGATATTAGATGGCTTGCTTCAGGACCAAGATGTGGCTTAGGAGAAATTAACATACCAGAAAATGAACCAGGAAGCTCTATCATGCCAGGTAAAGTAAATCCTACTCAATGTGAAGCTATCACCATGGTAGCTGTGCAAGTAATGGGAAATGATGCTACGATAGGATTTGCAGCAAGTCAGGGAAATTTTGAGCTTAATGTTTTTAAGCCTGTAATTATTTATAATTTTTTACAAAGTCTTGATTTACTAGCTGATGCTATGCATTCATTTAATATCCATTGTGCAGTAGGCATAGAACCAAATAAAGAAAAAATTGATTTTAACTTGCATAATTCTTTAATGCTAGTTACTGCATTAAATCCACATATTGGTTATGAAAATGCGGCAAAAGTAGCTAAAAATGCGCACAAAAAAGGAATATCTTTAAAAGAAAGCGCTATGGAACTTGGTTTAGTTAGTCAAGAAGATTTTGCTAAATTTGTAGATCCTACCAAAATGATAGGTCCAAAAAAATAA
- the glmS gene encoding glutamine--fructose-6-phosphate transaminase (isomerizing) — protein sequence MCGIVGYIGNKEKKKIILDGLKELEYRGYDSAGIAVMKDGELDFFKAVGKLENLANKTKQFDSEGFGLAIGHTRWATHGKPTEINAHPHLGEYSCVIHNGIIENYQKLKNQLSQKGISFLSQTDTEVIVHLFEYHARNHEPFEAFKKTISELKGAYAILLISKKDPNTIYFAKNAVPLIIGKNGDENEYYFASSDAPLISLVDKVAYLEDGDYGYVNLKECKLCHDQACIQPNFVVLSQDKSFAQKDGYRFFMEKEIYEQSRVLGEVLMGRLQGEEIVFEDINEEILKDIEEITFCACGTSYHAALSGAYLLERLAKVKTKVEVASEFRYREAIIGKNTLFVVISQSGETADTLEALKIAKAQGVKTLAICNVDNSNIVRLADISLLTRAGIEKGVASTKAFATQVATLWMFAIYLAQKANFDMSKEIQALRTLPNIVKVSQNLHEKVHRISKRYLHGHGFFFIGRDVFYPLALEGALKLKEISYLHAEGYPAGEMKHGPIALADSELFTVALMPKNCLYEKTKSNVEELAARDSTLLAISPIDFDLSDDFIKTSNQEHYMCEFFEMMVILQLLALEVSIRLGNDVDMPRNLAKSVTVE from the coding sequence ATGTGTGGAATTGTAGGATACATAGGCAACAAAGAAAAGAAAAAAATCATTCTTGATGGTTTAAAAGAATTAGAATATAGAGGTTATGATAGTGCTGGTATAGCTGTAATGAAAGATGGAGAGCTTGATTTTTTCAAAGCAGTAGGAAAGTTAGAAAATTTAGCTAATAAAACCAAACAATTTGATAGCGAAGGCTTTGGTTTGGCTATAGGACACACACGCTGGGCAACACATGGAAAACCAACAGAAATAAATGCTCATCCACATTTAGGAGAGTATTCTTGTGTGATACATAATGGAATTATCGAAAATTATCAAAAATTAAAAAACCAACTTAGCCAAAAAGGTATTAGTTTTTTAAGTCAAACTGATACTGAGGTTATAGTTCATTTGTTTGAATATCATGCACGCAATCATGAGCCTTTTGAAGCTTTTAAAAAAACAATTAGCGAATTAAAAGGTGCTTATGCAATTTTACTTATTAGCAAAAAGGATCCAAATACTATTTATTTTGCAAAAAATGCTGTGCCTTTAATCATAGGCAAAAATGGCGATGAAAACGAATATTATTTTGCCTCAAGTGATGCGCCATTAATTTCTTTGGTAGATAAAGTAGCTTATCTTGAAGATGGTGATTATGGTTATGTAAATTTAAAAGAATGCAAACTTTGTCATGATCAAGCTTGCATTCAACCTAACTTTGTAGTTTTAAGTCAAGATAAAAGCTTTGCACAAAAAGATGGCTATAGATTTTTCATGGAAAAAGAAATTTATGAGCAAAGCAGGGTCTTAGGTGAAGTTTTAATGGGGCGTTTGCAAGGAGAAGAAATCGTTTTTGAAGATATCAATGAAGAAATTTTAAAAGATATTGAAGAAATCACTTTTTGTGCTTGCGGAACAAGCTATCATGCAGCACTAAGTGGAGCATATTTGCTTGAAAGACTTGCTAAAGTTAAAACCAAAGTAGAAGTAGCAAGTGAATTTAGATATAGAGAAGCTATTATAGGAAAAAATACTCTTTTTGTGGTAATTTCACAAAGTGGAGAAACTGCTGATACACTTGAAGCTTTAAAAATAGCAAAAGCTCAAGGGGTAAAAACTTTAGCAATATGCAATGTAGATAATTCTAACATCGTGCGTCTTGCTGATATATCTTTACTCACTAGAGCAGGTATTGAAAAGGGTGTGGCATCAACAAAAGCTTTTGCAACACAAGTTGCAACTTTATGGATGTTTGCAATCTATCTTGCACAAAAAGCAAATTTTGATATGAGTAAAGAAATTCAAGCCTTAAGAACTTTGCCAAATATCGTTAAAGTGAGTCAAAATTTACATGAAAAAGTACATAGAATTTCAAAAAGATACTTACATGGGCATGGATTTTTCTTTATAGGAAGAGATGTGTTTTATCCTTTGGCTTTAGAAGGAGCTTTAAAACTCAAAGAAATTTCATATCTACACGCCGAAGGCTATCCAGCAGGTGAAATGAAACATGGGCCTATAGCTTTAGCTGATAGCGAACTTTTCACCGTTGCACTAATGCCAAAAAATTGTCTTTATGAAAAAACTAAATCTAATGTCGAAGAACTTGCAGCAAGAGATTCTACTTTGCTTGCTATATCGCCTATTGATTTTGATTTAAGCGATGATTTTATCAAAACTTCTAATCAAGAACATTATATGTGTGAATTTTTTGAAATGATGGTAATCTTACAGCTTTTAGCCTTAGAAGTTTCCATAAGATTAGGCAATGATGTAGATATGCCAAGAAATTTAGCAAAAAGTGTAACCGTAGAATAA
- a CDS encoding nucleotidyltransferase, which produces MSLNIEKIQKLKNSLKDYEAYCSRLFLKQGSFSFYHSKEIDHFIEDSYELVLNDYFDDFFPNDEKIPLCILAIKQYAKNNLSIKENVDLLLIYKDIKAYNVKPLMKSFIGILNDINLNINYQICELNGLYNIAKNELKQNILQYRFICGSKFLFKQIKEKITQVQTELKDEFALKIIQKFNSFEKILLQQEFDINKNFGGLDEQLDIENLNILYKDSPKNYMLNFINEKEMSEFKLASDFLFSLKCAMNLLEGKNTNTFFIHNTQELANLMHKKEKKNLDLSSILTQKALQSMHTCGIYTHFLSRCVQEKHFNILNSNFLQNDYFAYNNQEKDLNHILQNLLKLEDKNYHFDIKLIFAIKRAKNKELNLELFEAILKRKHSYSILKLLLDANVLKDFCKPLTQSRFLLEEEGIYSALDRALLCLYYFEEQETEFNENILLTLKLTILLSAIKEENEISLANIYRAYVSKFNIEDKILELGLRLFKNFNAFKDIIEKEDIYNQTIVLNFIAKLCDINTLKILQILSLCNAKALKIENNFYYKSLEKLYQNALEGFEDENLIDEGQRRVKKEQTLKRSKAFIDLDKQTQTNIAHIKSNLFFIKNSFEKIIKITQIAQEQIFAFWLDNKDNFTLEIIMNKKNNIENILNSLSSLNLIFMSYFELFDDKVYLKFEYSDIVSDEQKQSLENLLNSKLHIKIQKKLKKPNIKKDELKLDMDYSKNYAKITLNTKDQKGLMAYVMSVLANYDIVLSAAKIQTIKERTRNVLILHKNENLHDYKEKILKSLISE; this is translated from the coding sequence GTGAGCCTTAATATAGAAAAAATTCAAAAATTAAAAAATTCTTTAAAAGATTATGAAGCTTACTGCTCAAGGCTTTTTTTAAAGCAAGGTTCTTTTAGCTTTTATCATTCTAAAGAAATAGATCATTTTATAGAAGATTCTTATGAATTAGTTTTAAATGATTATTTTGATGATTTTTTCCCAAACGATGAAAAAATTCCACTTTGTATTTTAGCTATCAAACAATATGCAAAAAATAATTTAAGCATCAAAGAAAATGTAGACTTACTCTTAATATATAAAGATATCAAAGCGTATAATGTCAAGCCTTTAATGAAAAGTTTTATAGGAATTTTAAACGATATTAATTTAAATATAAACTATCAAATTTGTGAGCTTAATGGGCTTTATAATATAGCAAAAAATGAGCTAAAACAAAATATTTTACAATACAGATTTATCTGCGGATCGAAATTTTTATTTAAGCAAATCAAAGAAAAAATTACTCAAGTACAAACTGAATTAAAAGATGAATTTGCTTTAAAAATTATCCAAAAATTTAATTCTTTTGAAAAAATACTTCTCCAACAAGAATTTGATATCAATAAAAACTTTGGTGGACTTGATGAGCAATTAGATATTGAAAATTTAAATATCTTATACAAAGATAGTCCAAAAAATTATATGTTAAATTTTATTAATGAAAAAGAAATGAGTGAATTTAAGCTTGCGAGTGATTTTTTGTTTTCACTTAAATGTGCTATGAATCTTTTAGAAGGTAAAAATACCAATACTTTTTTTATACATAATACCCAAGAACTTGCAAATTTAATGCATAAAAAAGAAAAGAAAAATTTAGATCTTAGTTCTATACTCACACAAAAAGCATTACAAAGTATGCACACTTGTGGAATTTATACGCATTTTTTATCAAGATGTGTGCAAGAAAAACACTTTAATATTTTAAATTCTAACTTTTTACAAAATGATTATTTTGCTTATAATAACCAAGAAAAAGACTTAAACCATATCTTACAAAATCTTTTGAAATTAGAAGATAAAAATTATCATTTTGATATAAAACTTATTTTTGCCATAAAACGAGCCAAAAATAAAGAATTAAATTTGGAGCTTTTTGAAGCAATTTTAAAACGAAAACATTCTTATAGCATTTTAAAACTTCTTTTAGATGCAAATGTTTTAAAAGATTTTTGCAAACCTTTAACTCAAAGCAGGTTTTTACTCGAAGAAGAAGGCATTTATAGTGCTCTTGATAGAGCTTTACTTTGCTTGTATTACTTTGAAGAACAAGAAACAGAATTTAATGAAAATATTTTATTAACTCTTAAATTAACCATACTTTTAAGCGCCATTAAAGAAGAAAATGAAATATCTTTGGCTAATATTTATAGAGCCTATGTTAGTAAATTTAATATAGAAGATAAAATTTTAGAACTTGGGTTAAGATTATTTAAAAATTTTAATGCTTTTAAAGATATCATAGAAAAAGAAGATATTTATAATCAAACTATAGTATTAAATTTCATAGCAAAACTTTGTGATATAAATACTTTAAAAATACTTCAAATTTTATCTTTATGCAATGCTAAAGCTTTAAAAATAGAAAATAATTTTTATTATAAAAGCTTAGAAAAATTATATCAAAATGCTCTTGAGGGCTTTGAAGATGAAAATTTAATTGATGAGGGGCAAAGAAGAGTCAAAAAAGAACAAACTTTAAAAAGAAGTAAAGCCTTTATAGATCTTGACAAACAAACACAAACAAATATCGCTCACATAAAATCAAATTTGTTTTTTATCAAAAATAGTTTTGAAAAAATCATCAAAATTACTCAAATCGCCCAAGAACAAATTTTTGCATTTTGGCTTGATAATAAAGATAATTTCACCCTAGAAATCATTATGAATAAAAAAAATAACATAGAAAATATACTCAATTCTTTAAGCTCTTTAAATTTAATTTTTATGAGTTATTTTGAATTGTTTGATGATAAGGTGTATTTAAAATTTGAATATTCTGACATTGTTAGTGATGAACAAAAACAAAGTTTAGAAAATTTGTTAAATTCAAAATTGCATATAAAAATACAAAAAAAATTAAAAAAACCAAACATTAAAAAAGATGAATTAAAATTAGACATGGATTATTCTAAAAACTATGCCAAGATAACCTTAAACACAAAAGACCAAAAAGGTTTAATGGCTTATGTTATGAGTGTTTTGGCAAATTATGACATAGTTTTAAGTGCAGCTAAAATCCAGACTATAAAGGAAAGAACCAGAAATGTTTTAATCTTGCATAAAAATGAAAATTTGCATGATTATAAGGAAAAAATTTTAAAATCACTAATAAGCGAGTAA
- the mqnE gene encoding aminofutalosine synthase MqnE, with translation MQTIIQKLDNEERLNEEEANQLWDLDLFTLGKYAQKIRTRLHGKKVYFNINRHINPTNICADTCKFCAFSAHRKNPNPYTMTHEEIMKIVDETVQRDTKEIHIVSAHNKNTSWQWYLEIFRMIKQKYPFLHIKALTAAEVDFLSRAFDMSYEEVIDKMLEYGVDSMPGGGAEIFDEEIRKKICHGKVSSQNWLKIHKLWHEKGRLSNATMLFGHIENRTHRINHMIRLRELQDQTKGFNAFIPLVWQQDNSFITGKKPLGSVEILKTLAIARIVLDNIKNIKAYWATMGINLAMVAQDFGANDLDGTIEKESIQSAGGAKSSNGLNLKTFIEMIQSSGYVAIERDSLYNELKNY, from the coding sequence ATGCAAACAATTATTCAAAAATTAGATAACGAAGAAAGATTAAATGAAGAAGAAGCTAATCAACTTTGGGATTTAGATCTTTTTACTTTAGGTAAATACGCTCAAAAAATTCGCACAAGATTACATGGAAAAAAAGTTTATTTTAATATCAATCGTCATATAAACCCTACTAATATTTGCGCAGACACTTGTAAATTCTGTGCTTTTTCAGCTCATAGAAAAAATCCAAATCCTTATACCATGACTCATGAAGAGATTATGAAAATCGTAGATGAAACAGTTCAAAGAGATACTAAAGAAATTCACATTGTTTCAGCACATAATAAAAACACTTCATGGCAGTGGTATTTAGAAATTTTTAGGATGATAAAGCAAAAATATCCATTTTTACATATTAAAGCCTTAACTGCTGCTGAGGTTGATTTTTTAAGCAGGGCTTTTGATATGAGCTATGAAGAAGTTATAGATAAAATGCTTGAATATGGTGTTGATTCTATGCCAGGTGGTGGTGCTGAAATTTTTGATGAAGAAATTAGAAAAAAGATTTGTCATGGCAAGGTTAGTAGTCAAAATTGGTTAAAAATTCACAAACTTTGGCATGAAAAGGGAAGATTAAGCAATGCTACTATGCTTTTTGGACATATAGAAAATAGAACCCATCGTATCAATCACATGATAAGACTTAGAGAACTTCAAGATCAAACCAAAGGTTTTAATGCTTTTATTCCACTTGTTTGGCAGCAAGATAATAGCTTTATAACAGGTAAAAAACCTTTAGGTTCAGTAGAAATTTTAAAAACACTTGCCATCGCAAGAATAGTTTTAGACAATATTAAAAACATCAAAGCTTATTGGGCAACTATGGGGATAAATTTAGCCATGGTAGCGCAAGATTTTGGTGCTAATGATTTAGATGGCACTATAGAAAAAGAAAGCATACAAAGTGCAGGAGGTGCAAAAAGTTCTAATGGATTGAATTTAAAAACTTTTATAGAAATGATACAAAGTTCAGGTTATGTTGCCATAGAGCGAGATAGCTTATATAATGAATTAAAAAATTATTAA